The Pyrodictium delaneyi genome contains a region encoding:
- a CDS encoding ferritin family protein yields MYEKKERSIEEYFSSRAPGFLLVLNSVSQRLYGIPYSTLLLRSPSAAYKVVRKLYNRQIDIAARLLVAVPLVYASGENIAGDTVSRVLELIKEGNDKEALHIVGLSPQSVKAAGDVGFEKKMFKEILSCAIEIEKLAAEVYVKLAEHFEEPISSAFRYISIESSAHAHIYKKIYQLLYGNGGSFICSRSSSVLFINRLKEIIKLLSSKQEANKGMLVDKLRLLASMENDIDAEYFMALVSPLLSRVLQEPHRSIYEPLLEAIARDEEDHKRIVSNIITVLTKDD; encoded by the coding sequence TTGTATGAGAAAAAAGAAAGAAGCATTGAAGAATATTTTAGTAGTCGTGCACCAGGATTTCTGCTGGTACTTAACTCTGTTTCTCAGAGACTTTATGGAATCCCCTATAGCACTCTCCTGCTTCGCTCGCCATCGGCTGCTTACAAGGTGGTTCGTAAATTATATAATAGACAAATTGATATAGCTGCGAGGCTTCTGGTAGCTGTCCCGTTAGTTTATGCGAGCGGTGAGAATATTGCAGGTGATACAGTAAGCCGGGTACTTGAATTAATAAAAGAAGGTAATGATAAGGAAGCTCTTCATATAGTAGGCTTAAGTCCGCAGTCTGTTAAAGCTGCTGGCGATGTCGGTTTCGAAAAGAAAATGTTCAAGGAGATATTGTCATGTGCAATTGAGATAGAGAAGCTTGCAGCAGAGGTTTATGTTAAGCTTGCGGAGCACTTTGAAGAGCCTATTTCATCTGCTTTTCGCTACATATCAATTGAGAGTAGCGCACATGCACATATATATAAAAAAATTTATCAATTATTGTATGGTAATGGAGGTTCGTTTATCTGCAGCCGCTCCTCTTCAGTATTGTTCATAAACAGACTTAAAGAGATAATTAAGCTTCTATCGTCTAAGCAGGAAGCAAATAAGGGCATGCTCGTTGATAAGCTTAGACTTCTAGCATCTATGGAGAATGATATAGATGCCGAATATTTCATGGCGCTTGTCTCACCGTTGCTGTCTAGAGTTCTTCAGGAACCGCATAGGAGCATATATGAGCCGCTTCTCGAAGCAATAGCTAGAGACGAGGAAGACCATAAGCGTATCGTAAGCAATATAATTACCGTTCTAACAAAGGACGACTAA
- the rpsJ gene encoding 30S ribosomal protein S10, producing MVQRAEIRLWSTNVQNLNAVVDQIRKIAQKAGVRIRGPIPLPTKRLIVPTLKLPHGEGSKKWDKWELRIHKRLVILDADERVMRQIMRVRVPEDVYIEIRLR from the coding sequence ATGGTGCAGCGTGCAGAGATAAGGCTCTGGAGCACGAATGTCCAGAACCTAAACGCGGTAGTGGACCAGATACGCAAGATAGCTCAGAAGGCTGGCGTACGCATTCGCGGTCCGATACCACTACCAACTAAAAGGTTGATAGTGCCTACGCTAAAGCTTCCACACGGCGAGGGCTCCAAGAAGTGGGACAAGTGGGAACTACGTATCCACAAGCGCCTAGTTATACTCGATGCAGACGAGCGCGTCATGAGGCAGATAATGAGAGTCCGCGTGCCCGAGGATGTATACATCGAGATACGGCTACGCTAA
- the tuf gene encoding translation elongation factor EF-1 subunit alpha gives MSQQKPHINLVVIGHVDHGKSTLVGHLLFRLGFVDEKTLRTLEEEAKKKGKESFKFAWLMDRLKEERERGVTIDLSFVKFETKKYYFTIIDAPGHRDFIKNMITGASQADAAILVVSARKGEFEAGMSAEGQTREHLILAKTMGIDQLIVAVNKMDAPDVNYSQQRYEQIVAILKKFMKGLGYKVDQIPFIPVSAWTGENLIERSPNMPWYNGPTLVEALDNYIQPPKKPVDKPLRIPIQNVYTIPGVGTVPVGRVETGVLKVGDKVVFMPPGVVGEVRSIEMHHQPIQQAEPGDNIGFNVRGISKRDIKRGDVAGHPDNPPTVAEEFTARIFIIWHPSAVTVGYSPVIHAHTASVAARITEIQAKLDPRTGQVVEKNPQFLKMGDAAIVKFKPIKPMVIEKYSEFPQLGRFAMRDMGKTVGIGVVMEVKPAKVEIKKK, from the coding sequence ATGAGCCAGCAGAAGCCTCACATAAACCTAGTGGTAATTGGCCACGTAGACCACGGTAAGAGCACGCTAGTAGGCCACCTGCTATTCCGTCTAGGCTTCGTCGACGAGAAGACGCTAAGGACACTAGAGGAGGAGGCAAAGAAGAAGGGTAAGGAGTCGTTCAAGTTCGCCTGGCTAATGGACAGGCTAAAGGAGGAGCGCGAGCGCGGTGTAACGATTGACCTGAGCTTCGTAAAGTTCGAGACCAAGAAGTACTACTTCACCATCATCGACGCCCCCGGTCACAGAGACTTCATCAAGAACATGATTACTGGTGCTAGCCAGGCAGACGCAGCCATCCTAGTAGTATCTGCAAGGAAGGGTGAATTTGAGGCCGGTATGAGCGCTGAGGGTCAGACCCGTGAGCACCTCATCCTAGCAAAGACAATGGGTATCGACCAGCTCATAGTTGCTGTCAACAAGATGGACGCTCCTGACGTGAACTACAGCCAGCAGAGGTATGAGCAGATAGTAGCTATACTCAAGAAGTTCATGAAGGGTCTCGGCTACAAGGTTGATCAGATACCATTTATACCAGTATCCGCCTGGACTGGCGAGAACCTCATCGAGCGCAGCCCCAACATGCCTTGGTACAACGGCCCAACCCTAGTAGAGGCTCTAGACAACTACATACAGCCGCCTAAGAAGCCAGTAGACAAGCCGCTAAGGATACCCATACAGAACGTCTATACAATACCCGGTGTAGGTACAGTACCAGTAGGCCGTGTAGAGACCGGTGTACTCAAGGTAGGCGACAAGGTAGTCTTCATGCCTCCGGGCGTGGTCGGCGAGGTCCGTAGCATCGAGATGCACCACCAGCCGATACAGCAGGCAGAGCCTGGCGACAACATAGGCTTCAACGTCCGTGGCATCTCCAAGAGGGACATCAAGCGTGGTGATGTGGCAGGCCACCCAGACAACCCGCCAACAGTAGCTGAGGAGTTCACAGCAAGGATCTTCATCATATGGCATCCCAGCGCTGTCACCGTAGGTTACAGCCCAGTAATACACGCCCACACAGCTAGCGTAGCTGCTAGGATAACCGAGATACAGGCTAAGCTAGACCCGAGGACCGGCCAGGTAGTCGAGAAGAACCCACAGTTCCTAAAGATGGGCGACGCTGCCATAGTAAAGTTCAAGCCTATAAAGCCAATGGTCATTGAGAAGTACAGTGAGTTCCCACAGCTAGGCCGCTTCGCTATGAGAGACATGGGTAAGACTGTAGGCATTGGCGTAGTAATGGAGGTCAAGCCTGCCAAGGTAGAGATTAAGAAGAAGTAA
- a CDS encoding 30S ribosomal protein S7 — protein sequence MAAVEQETRTVGMDPANIKLFGKWSFEGVEIRDPGLKRYISLKPVWLPHTGGRHEHRRFGKSEVPIVERLINKLMRPGRNMGKKHLAYNIVKQAFEIIHLRTGENPLQILVRAIENSAPREDVTRIMYGGITYFVAVDVAPQHRVDVALKHLTEGARMCAFNNPKPIEECLADELIAAAEGDPKSFAVRKKEEIERIALSSR from the coding sequence ATGGCTGCCGTAGAGCAGGAGACCCGCACAGTGGGCATGGATCCAGCTAACATCAAGCTGTTTGGTAAATGGAGCTTTGAGGGAGTAGAGATAAGGGACCCCGGACTCAAACGCTATATAAGCCTCAAGCCAGTTTGGCTGCCACACACTGGTGGTAGGCACGAGCACCGCCGCTTTGGTAAATCCGAGGTTCCGATAGTAGAGAGGCTGATAAACAAGCTAATGCGTCCCGGCCGCAACATGGGCAAGAAGCATCTCGCATATAACATAGTGAAGCAGGCCTTTGAGATAATACACCTACGGACAGGAGAGAACCCACTCCAGATACTTGTACGCGCTATAGAGAACTCGGCACCCCGTGAGGACGTAACGAGGATAATGTACGGTGGTATAACCTACTTCGTTGCTGTCGACGTAGCGCCGCAGCACCGTGTAGATGTAGCTTTGAAGCACTTAACGGAGGGTGCACGGATGTGTGCCTTCAACAATCCCAAGCCTATCGAAGAGTGTCTAGCAGATGAGCTAATCGCTGCTGCTGAGGGCGATCCGAAGAGCTTTGCCGTACGTAAGAAGGAGGAAATCGAGAGGATAGCGCTAAGCTCCAGGTAG
- a CDS encoding bifunctional nuclease family protein: MPPPRSGDVLLEARSITAMITPSPPHIPVIILELEDGREFTLYNVPFEIVQALNRLEENEEISAFGQRETLFDVLADLHSFIEELGKHLEHVVIDEIDYTTFLYTAKVSFNLNGLYMIRRMVPSHAIFLARLFKKPIYVSKRLVDEQEEYERRSHEEEEEEDLQP, encoded by the coding sequence ATGCCGCCTCCACGTTCCGGCGACGTACTCCTTGAGGCACGAAGCATAACAGCCATGATAACCCCCAGTCCACCCCACATACCAGTCATAATTCTCGAGCTAGAGGACGGTCGGGAGTTCACGCTCTACAACGTACCCTTCGAGATAGTCCAGGCCCTCAATAGGCTCGAAGAGAACGAGGAAATATCAGCATTCGGGCAGCGCGAGACGCTCTTCGACGTATTGGCAGACCTTCACTCCTTCATAGAGGAGTTGGGCAAACACCTCGAACACGTAGTTATAGACGAGATAGATTACACTACGTTCCTCTACACAGCAAAAGTGAGTTTCAACCTTAACGGATTATACATGATAAGGAGAATGGTGCCAAGCCACGCGATATTTCTGGCACGACTCTTCAAGAAACCAATATATGTGTCCAAGAGGCTTGTAGACGAACAAGAGGAGTATGAGAGGCGTTCGCACGAAGAGGAGGAAGAGGAAGACCTACAACCTTAG
- a CDS encoding 30S ribosomal protein S12 yields the protein MTGKKSPNGLFAARKLRRKRLKFRWSEREFKIRMLGLKKKYDPLEGAPMARGIVLEKVGVEARQPNSAVRKCVRVQLIKNGRVVTAFVPGDGGLLVVDEHDEVLIEGIGGPRGRSMGDIPGVRYRVVTVNGVSLKAILEGRKQKPQR from the coding sequence GTGACCGGCAAGAAGTCGCCTAACGGGCTGTTCGCGGCACGTAAGCTGCGCCGTAAGAGGCTCAAGTTCCGCTGGAGTGAGCGCGAGTTCAAGATACGCATGCTGGGCCTCAAGAAGAAGTACGATCCTCTAGAAGGAGCCCCTATGGCCCGTGGCATAGTGCTAGAGAAAGTTGGCGTAGAGGCTCGTCAGCCGAACTCTGCTGTACGTAAGTGTGTACGCGTTCAGCTAATCAAGAATGGCCGTGTAGTAACTGCATTCGTGCCTGGTGACGGTGGCCTCCTAGTAGTAGACGAGCACGATGAGGTACTCATAGAGGGTATAGGTGGTCCCCGCGGTCGCTCAATGGGTGACATTCCGGGCGTACGTTATCGTGTAGTAACAGTCAATGGTGTATCGCTGAAGGCTATACTAGAGGGCCGTAAGCAGAAGCCACAGCGCTAA
- a CDS encoding NusA-like transcription termination signal-binding factor has translation MVNIRLTAEEMRYMALLQDLTGAIARDCIVDSENNRVIFLVRPGDAGKAIGRRGANINRLRRLLGKEIEVVEFADDLESLVKNLFAPARILSVRVAQRNGRKILYVTVDPSDKGRAIGKGGRKVSVARIVLKRYYDIDEIKIR, from the coding sequence TTGGTCAACATAAGGCTAACAGCTGAAGAGATGCGCTACATGGCTCTCCTCCAGGATCTTACAGGAGCTATAGCCCGTGACTGTATAGTAGACAGCGAGAACAACCGCGTGATATTCCTAGTACGCCCTGGTGACGCGGGCAAGGCGATAGGTAGGCGGGGCGCCAATATAAACAGGCTGCGCAGGCTACTAGGCAAGGAGATCGAGGTAGTAGAGTTTGCTGATGATCTCGAGAGCCTGGTAAAGAACCTCTTTGCCCCGGCAAGGATTCTCAGCGTCCGTGTCGCCCAGCGCAATGGCAGGAAAATACTCTACGTGACAGTAGACCCAAGCGACAAGGGTCGGGCTATCGGCAAGGGTGGACGCAAGGTATCAGTAGCCCGTATCGTCCTAAAGCGGTACTACGATATAGACGAGATAAAAATAAGATAA
- a CDS encoding 50S ribosomal protein L30e: protein MSAVQVTDIEKELVNALKTGKVILGSRKTLRYVKTGKAKAVIVAANAPPELRSDILYYAELSGIPVYVYPGTSVELGAVCGKPFTVASLAILDPGSSRILDLIEAARSKA from the coding sequence GTGAGCGCGGTCCAGGTAACAGATATCGAAAAGGAACTAGTTAACGCGCTCAAGACAGGCAAGGTTATACTCGGCTCGAGGAAGACGCTACGCTATGTGAAAACAGGTAAGGCGAAGGCAGTAATCGTAGCAGCTAATGCTCCACCAGAGCTGCGTAGTGACATACTATACTATGCAGAACTTAGCGGCATTCCGGTATATGTCTATCCCGGTACGAGTGTAGAGCTGGGAGCCGTCTGCGGTAAACCCTTTACAGTAGCCAGCCTAGCTATTCTCGATCCGGGAAGCTCTCGCATCCTCGATCTAATAGAGGCTGCTAGGAGCAAAGCCTAG
- the rpoA2 gene encoding DNA-directed RNA polymerase subunit A'', giving the protein MTQLIFSWEELKPKIEEQLFQARERLPKRIYEELEEKLKNTVEKHGLTVDEATKIIEYVLNEYEYSMVEPGEPVGTVAAQSIGEPGTQMTLRTFHYAGIREFNVTLGLPRFIELVDARREPSTPIMYIYLDEEHRYDENKAKEVARRIEYTRIVNVASEIDIDLINLRIVLRLDPVMLEDKGVTVEQVKKTLERLKLGKVEEDSSNPLVLYVQLEPSESFSLIDLQKKREKVLNAKIKGIKKIRRVIIQSMVNDEGKTEYFLVTEGSNLKDVLEVPGVDPRRVYTNNIHEIEEILGIEAARAMLVKEMKDVLDEQGLDVDIRHIVLVADVMTMTGRVRQIGRHGVSGEKPSPLARAAFEMTTQNLFAAAAKGEVDKLLGVTETVIVGGVVRVGTGMVEVRMNPSLVAKAMAQTPEAGQRGEA; this is encoded by the coding sequence ATGACCCAGCTTATATTCTCGTGGGAGGAGCTTAAGCCGAAGATTGAGGAGCAGCTATTCCAAGCACGAGAGCGGCTACCCAAGCGTATATACGAAGAACTTGAGGAGAAACTGAAGAATACTGTCGAGAAACACGGACTAACAGTGGATGAGGCAACTAAGATCATCGAGTACGTGCTTAACGAGTATGAATATAGCATGGTTGAGCCTGGAGAGCCCGTAGGTACGGTAGCAGCACAGTCTATAGGCGAGCCAGGTACACAGATGACCCTGCGTACGTTCCACTATGCTGGTATCCGCGAGTTCAACGTAACACTAGGTCTGCCACGCTTTATAGAACTTGTAGATGCTAGGCGCGAACCATCAACGCCAATAATGTACATTTACCTAGATGAAGAGCATCGCTATGATGAGAACAAAGCTAAGGAAGTAGCGCGTAGAATCGAGTATACCCGTATAGTAAACGTAGCATCTGAGATAGATATCGACTTAATCAACCTACGAATAGTCCTACGCCTAGACCCAGTAATGCTCGAGGATAAGGGTGTCACAGTAGAGCAAGTGAAGAAAACACTAGAGAGGTTAAAGCTCGGTAAGGTTGAGGAGGACTCATCAAACCCGCTAGTGCTCTACGTACAGTTGGAGCCCTCGGAGAGCTTTAGCCTCATAGACCTCCAGAAGAAACGGGAAAAGGTTCTCAACGCCAAGATAAAGGGTATCAAGAAGATAAGGCGTGTAATAATCCAGTCAATGGTTAACGATGAGGGTAAGACCGAGTACTTCCTCGTAACAGAGGGTAGTAACCTGAAGGATGTCCTTGAGGTTCCTGGTGTAGATCCCCGCCGTGTCTATACGAACAACATCCACGAGATAGAGGAGATACTAGGCATTGAGGCAGCCCGTGCAATGCTAGTCAAGGAGATGAAAGATGTACTGGATGAACAAGGTCTCGATGTAGATATACGTCACATAGTGCTTGTCGCTGACGTTATGACTATGACTGGTCGCGTGAGGCAGATAGGCCGTCATGGTGTGAGCGGTGAGAAGCCCAGCCCACTAGCACGTGCAGCCTTCGAGATGACAACTCAGAACCTCTTCGCAGCGGCGGCGAAGGGTGAGGTAGACAAGCTGCTGGGTGTGACCGAGACTGTTATAGTGGGCGGTGTGGTACGGGTCGGCACTGGGATGGTAGAGGTACGGATGAACCCGTCCCTGGTAGCAAAAGCTATGGCCCAGACACCAGAAGCGGGGCAGCGGGGTGAGGCTTAG
- the rpoA1 gene encoding DNA-directed RNA polymerase subunit A': MVLEEKIIKEIKFGILSPDEIRRMSVTAIVTSELYDEDGRPIQGGLMDPRLGAIAPGQVCITCGNDAKHCPGHFGHIELARPVIHVGFAKHIHDALRATCRRCGRILLPENEVQRYIRLLERLEKRWPLLAKLLVTVVKKKAAKVTECPHCGERQYKVILEKPYNFFEERPEGRVQMNPLEVRSRLERITNDDARLLGLDPEEARPEWMVLTVLPVPPIHVRPSIVLETGIRAEDDLTHKLADIVRTNERLRELLESGAPQALIDEHWLLLQYHVATYIDNELPRIPVARHRGGRPLKGLAQRLKGKEGRFRGNLSGKRVDYSARTVISPDPNISINEVGVPIDIAKTLTVRTPVTPWNIEEMRRYVLNGPERWPGANYVITKDGRKIDLRYADRKRIAEMLEPGWYVERHLRDGDIVLFNRQPSLHRMSIMAHIVKVLPGKTFRLNLLVCPPYNADFDGDEMNLHVPRTEEAQAEARELMLVQYHILSPRYGGPIIGGLQDYVSGAYLLTSKATLLTQEDVIDLLSAAGYRGKIPEPAILSPKKRWTGKQLVSLFLPKEFNFRGKARVAAGIFLCEDEWCWNDSFITIKKGELLTGVFDKKAIGAEQPRNMMHWLIKEYGTDYARFVYDNMFKMFIRFIEKRGFTMTVDDVALPKEAKEKIREILKEAEKKVYELIEIYKQGKLEPVPGRTMEESLELRILDVLSEARKKVEDVVVNYLDPFNNVYIMARTGARGNELNITQMAALLGQQSVRGERIHRGYRGRFLPHFRPGDLGAAARGFVYSSFYDGLTPLEVFFHAAGGREGLVDTAVRTSQSGYMQRRLINALQDLRVEYDGTVRTPQGEILQFVYGEDGVDPMKSAHGKAVDIDREIERVIGWRV, encoded by the coding sequence ATGGTGCTCGAGGAGAAGATAATCAAAGAGATAAAGTTTGGCATACTCTCTCCCGACGAGATACGGCGTATGTCGGTCACAGCTATAGTTACCAGTGAACTCTATGACGAGGACGGCCGTCCGATACAAGGCGGCCTCATGGATCCACGGTTAGGCGCTATAGCGCCAGGCCAAGTGTGTATCACATGTGGCAACGATGCCAAGCATTGTCCTGGGCACTTTGGCCATATAGAGCTAGCCCGTCCAGTTATACATGTTGGTTTTGCTAAGCACATACACGATGCACTAAGGGCAACTTGTAGACGTTGTGGCCGCATACTTCTACCCGAGAACGAAGTACAACGCTACATCCGTCTACTAGAGAGGCTAGAAAAGCGCTGGCCCCTGCTAGCCAAGCTACTTGTGACAGTAGTCAAGAAGAAAGCAGCAAAGGTCACCGAGTGTCCACACTGTGGCGAGCGCCAGTACAAGGTTATACTCGAAAAGCCATACAACTTCTTTGAGGAGCGTCCTGAAGGCCGTGTACAAATGAACCCTCTAGAGGTGAGGTCGCGACTAGAGAGGATAACTAACGATGACGCGAGACTCCTGGGCCTAGACCCGGAGGAGGCTAGGCCCGAGTGGATGGTTCTAACAGTACTGCCAGTACCACCAATACATGTACGTCCTTCGATAGTGCTTGAGACGGGTATAAGGGCTGAGGACGACCTAACTCACAAGCTGGCAGACATAGTCCGTACCAATGAGAGGCTTCGCGAGCTACTCGAGAGTGGCGCTCCTCAAGCGCTTATAGACGAGCACTGGCTACTCCTCCAGTATCACGTAGCTACCTACATAGACAATGAACTCCCGCGCATTCCTGTTGCAAGGCATCGTGGCGGCCGGCCTTTGAAGGGGCTAGCACAGAGGCTCAAGGGCAAGGAGGGCCGCTTCCGTGGTAACCTCAGCGGTAAGCGTGTAGACTACTCGGCGCGTACGGTCATATCACCGGACCCGAATATCAGTATAAACGAGGTGGGCGTGCCGATAGACATAGCAAAGACGCTCACAGTGAGAACTCCGGTAACCCCGTGGAACATCGAAGAGATGCGCCGATACGTTCTCAACGGTCCAGAGCGCTGGCCTGGTGCAAACTACGTCATAACCAAGGACGGGCGTAAGATAGACCTCCGTTACGCTGATCGCAAGCGTATAGCTGAGATGCTCGAGCCAGGCTGGTACGTCGAGAGGCACCTACGTGATGGCGACATAGTGCTGTTCAACCGGCAGCCAAGTCTCCACCGTATGTCCATAATGGCTCATATAGTCAAGGTGCTGCCGGGTAAGACGTTCCGCCTCAACCTACTCGTATGTCCACCATATAACGCTGACTTCGACGGCGACGAGATGAACCTCCATGTGCCGCGCACTGAGGAGGCGCAGGCGGAAGCACGCGAGCTAATGCTAGTACAGTACCATATACTTTCCCCGCGCTATGGTGGTCCAATAATAGGTGGTCTGCAAGACTACGTAAGCGGCGCTTATCTGCTCACAAGCAAGGCTACACTACTCACCCAGGAGGACGTAATAGACCTACTCTCCGCTGCTGGCTACCGTGGCAAGATACCAGAACCGGCTATACTCTCGCCTAAGAAGCGGTGGACCGGCAAACAGCTAGTAAGCCTCTTCCTCCCTAAGGAGTTCAACTTCCGTGGCAAGGCACGTGTAGCTGCTGGTATATTCCTCTGCGAGGACGAATGGTGCTGGAATGACTCGTTCATAACGATTAAGAAGGGCGAACTACTCACTGGTGTGTTTGACAAGAAGGCTATAGGTGCTGAGCAGCCTAGGAACATGATGCACTGGCTGATAAAAGAGTATGGCACCGACTATGCACGCTTTGTATACGACAACATGTTCAAGATGTTCATAAGATTCATCGAGAAGAGAGGCTTCACTATGACCGTTGACGACGTAGCACTGCCCAAGGAGGCCAAAGAGAAGATACGTGAAATCCTCAAAGAGGCTGAGAAGAAGGTGTATGAGCTAATAGAGATCTACAAGCAAGGCAAGCTGGAACCAGTACCAGGCCGCACCATGGAGGAGTCCCTAGAGCTTCGAATACTCGACGTACTCTCAGAGGCCCGTAAGAAGGTTGAAGACGTGGTAGTAAACTACCTTGACCCATTCAACAACGTATACATTATGGCCCGTACTGGTGCAAGGGGTAACGAGCTGAACATCACACAGATGGCAGCATTGCTGGGCCAGCAGTCGGTACGCGGCGAACGTATACACCGCGGTTACCGTGGACGCTTCCTACCACACTTCCGTCCCGGCGATCTCGGTGCAGCAGCACGTGGCTTCGTCTACTCGAGCTTCTATGACGGCCTAACGCCGCTAGAGGTGTTCTTCCACGCGGCAGGTGGCCGCGAGGGTCTGGTGGACACTGCTGTGCGCACATCACAGAGCGGTTACATGCAGAGAAGGCTGATAAACGCACTACAAGACCTGCGTGTCGAATACGACGGTACCGTGAGGACGCCACAAGGCGAGATACTACAGTTCGTATACGGCGAAGACGGCGTCGATCCAATGAAGAGCGCTCACGGCAAAGCCGTAGACATAGACCGCGAGATAGAACGCGTAATAGGTTGGAGGGTGTAA